One segment of Mus caroli chromosome 6, CAROLI_EIJ_v1.1, whole genome shotgun sequence DNA contains the following:
- the Clstn3 gene encoding calsyntenin-3 — protein MTLLLVSLLLASLLQISSGNKANKHKPWIEAEYQGIVMENDNTVLLNPPLFALDKDAPLRYAGEICGFRLHGSGVPFEAVILDKATGEGLIRAKEPVDCEAQKEHTFTIQAYDCGEGPDGTNTKKSHKATVHVRVNDVNEFAPVFVERLYRAAVTEGKLYDRILRVEAIDGDCSPQYSQICYYEILTPNTPFLIDNDGNIENTEKLQYSGEKLYKFTVTAYDCGKKRAADDAEVEIQVKPTCKPSWQGWNKRIEYAPGAGSLALFPGIRLETCDEPLWNIQATIELQTSHVAKGCDRDNYSERALRKLCEKSRPSKDINQAQQNKLQYDKAALLLGLGMCRTVLFXGRGGGLGLVPSRTSNWEALALALHPQVCDDEWHHYALNLEFPTVTLYTDGISFDPALIHDNGLIHPPRREPALMIGACWTEEKNKEKEKGGENSTDTTSGDPLLIHHYFHGYLAGFSVRSGRLESREVIECLYACREGLDYRDFESLGKGMKVHVNPSQSLLTLEGDDVETFNHALQHVAYMNTLRFATPGVRPLRLTTAVKCFSEESCVSIPEVEGYVVVLQPDAPQILLSGTAHFARPAVDFEGPEGVPLFPDLQITCSISHQVEAKADESWQGTVTDTRMSDEIVHNLDGCEISLVGDDLDPERESLLLDMASLQQRGLELTNTSAYLTIAGVETITVYEEILRQARYQLRHGAALYARKFRLSCSEMNGRYSSNEFIVEVNVLHSMNRVAHPSHVLSSQQFLHRGHQPPPEMAGHSLASSHRNSMVPSAATLIIVVCVGFLVLMVILGLVRIHSLHRRVSGTGGPSGASTDPKDPDLFWDDSALTIIVNPMESYQNQQTCVAGVAGGQQEEEDSSDSEAADSPSSDERRIIESPPHRY, from the exons ATGACCCTCCTGCTGGTGTCCCTTTTGCTGGCCTCTCTGCTTCAGATCAGCTCTGGCAACAAAG CCAACAAGCACAAGCCATGGATCGAGGCAGAGTACCAGGGCATTGTCATGGAGAATGACAACACGGTCCTGTTGAACCCACCACTCTTTGCCTTGGATAAAGATGCTCCACTGCGCTATGCAG GTGAGATCTGCGGCTTCCGGCTCCATGGATCTGGGGTACCCTTCGAGGCTGTGATCCTGGACAAGGCAACGGGTGAAGGGCTGATCCGGGCTAAGGAGCCCGTGGACTGTGAGGCCCAGAAGGAACACACCTTTACCATTCAGGCTTATGACTGTGGCGAGGGACCNGATGGCACCAATACCAAGAAGTCTCACAA GGCAACCGTGCATGTTCGGGTCAATGATGTGAATGAGTTTGCCCCGGTCTTTGTGGAGCGTCTGTACCGTGCTGCAGTGACGGAGGGGAAGCTGTATGATCGGATCTTACGTGTGGAAGCCATTGATGGNGACTGCTCCCCGCAGTACAGCCAGATCTGCTACTATGAGATCCTTACACCCAACACCCCTTTCCTCATTGACAATGATG GCAACATTGAGAACACAGAGAAGCTACAGTACAGTGGCGAGAAACTCTACAAGTTCACAGTGACAGCGTATGACTGTGGGAAGAAGCGAGCGGCAGATGATGCTGAGGTGGAGATCCAGGTGAAGCCCACCTGCAAACCCAGCTGGCAAG gctgGAACAAAAGGATTGAATATGCCCCAGGAGCTGGNAGCTTGGCTTTGTTCCCTGGCATCCGTCTGGAGACCTGTGATGAGCCACTGTGGAACATTCAGGCCACCATAGAGCTGCAGACCAGCCATGTGGCCAAGGGCTGCGACCGAGACAACTACTCAGAGAGGGCTCTGCGGAAGCTCTGTG aaaagagcaggccttctaAGGACATTAACCAAGCACAACAAAACAAGCTACAGTACGACAAG GCAGCCCTGCTGCTAGGCCTGGGGATGTGTAGGACTGTGCTGTTTCNAGGACGTGGAGGAGGGTTGGGGCTAGTTCCTTCGAGAACAAGTAACTGGGAGGCTCTTGCCCTTGCTTTGCACCCCCAGGTGTGTGACGATGAGTGGCATCACTAtgccctgaacctggagttcccCACGGTCACCCTGTATACTGACGGCATCTCCTTCGACCCGGCTCTCATCCACGACAATGGtctcatccacccacccaggaGGGAACCTGCGCTCATGATTGGGGCCTGCTGGACTG aagagaagaacaaagagaaggagaaggggggagagaacAGTACAGACACAACCTCAG GAGACCCCTTGCTGATCCACCACTACTTCCATGGCTACCTGGCTGGTTTCAGCGTGCGCTCAGGTCGCCTGGAGAGCCGTGAGGTCATCGAGTGCCTCTATGCATGTCGGGAGGGGCTGGACTATAGGGATTTCGAGAGCCTGGGCAAAGGCATGAAG GTCCACGTGAACCCCTCGCAGTCCCTGCTCACCCTGGAGGGGGATGATGTGGAGACCTTCAACCATGCCCTGCAGCATGTGGCTTACATGAACACTCTGCGCTTTGCCACACCCGGCGTCAGGCCCCTGCGCCTCACCACCGCTGTCAA GTGTTTTAGTGAGGAGTCCTGTGTCTCCATCCCTGAAGTGGAGGGCTATGTGGTGGTTCTTCAGCCCGACGCCCCCCAGATCCTTCTGAGTGGCACAGCTCATTTTGCCCGCCCAGCTGTGGACTTTGAGGGACCCGAGGGAGTCCCCTTGTTCCCCGATCTTCAGATCACCTGCTCCATTTCTCACCAGGTGGAGGCCAAAGCAGATGAGAGTTGGCAGGGCACAG tgacagacaCACGCATGTCAGATGAGATTGTACACAACTTGGACGGCTGTGAGATTTCTCTGGTGGGGGATGACCTAGACCCTGAACGAGAGAGCCTGCTCTTGGACATGGCTTCCCTGCAGCAGcgaggcctggaactcaccaacaCATCTGCCTACCTCACCATTGCTG GGGTGGAGACCATCACTGTGTATGAAGAGATCCTGAGGCAGGCTCGTTATCAGCTTCGGCACGGAGCTGCCCTTTATGCCAGGAAATTCCGGCTTTCTTGCTCGGAGATGAATGGCCGATACTCCAGCAACGAATTCATCGTGGAG GTCAACGTCCTGCATAGCATGAACCGGGTGGCCCATCCCAGCCATGTGCTCAGTTCACAGCAGTTCCTGCACCGGGGTCACCAGCCTCCTCCTGAGATGGCTGGACACAGCCTGGCCAGCTCCCACCGGAACTCCA TGGTCCCCAGTGCTGCGACTCTCATCATTGTGGTATGCGTGGGCTTTCTGGTGCTTATGGTTATCCTCGGCCTCGTTCGGATCCACTCCCTTCATCGCCGCGTCTCAGGAACTGGCGGACCTTCAGGGGCTTCCACTGACCCGAAGGACCCTGACCTCTTCTGGGATGACTCTGCTCTCACCATTATCGTCAATCCCATGGAG TCCTACCAGAACCAGCAGACCTGTGTGGCAGGGGTGGCTGGTGGCcagcaagaggaagaggacagTAGTGACTCCGAAGCAGCCGACTCCCCCAGCAGTGATGAGAGACGCATCATTGAGAGCCCCCCACACCGCTACTGA